From the Populus nigra chromosome 13, ddPopNigr1.1, whole genome shotgun sequence genome, the window CTTGCAATATCTGTCTAGTATAATGAGAAACTTGGGATTCCTTGAAAGGGCAATTCTTATATGCTTGTTCAAGGGTGCCATGACTTACAAGCTCTAGAAACATATAAAGCATTTGGGTGCCATGACTTCCAAGCTCTAGAAACATATAAAGCATTTCTTCATCCTCGTCTGTTCCATAATACTGAATTATGTTTTCGTGATCCAAACCTGTCAATATAGAAATCTCGTTCCGGAGAGGGCCTAGACTATTTTTATTACTAAGCGAAACTTCCTTCACAGCAAAAAATGATCCCTTTTCATTAGATCCTTTGTATACTGATCCGAATGAACCTTTTCCAATAAGAGCACCCTTTTCCCAATTTGTAATTGCAAGTCTTCGTCTACTAATCTGCCAAACATTTGGCACAATCGTTATGCTTTTCACTTTGTGTATACCAATCCACAAGTGAACTGCAAATTCAGCGCATAACTGCtagcaataataattaaaagaagataaaattgaatagAAAAACTAGACCTACAGCTGGTTACCTTCAGTGCAAGAGAATTAACATCATTGTAGTGATTGCCCCTTGCAATTTCCTCTAGACACTGTAAAACAGAGTCATGATACTCTGGATTGCTGAAGACATCAGCACCTTGTGGGGGGATGAATagtaaggaaaataaaagagaaaccaacaagaagtataaggagGACCTCATTTAGGGATAGATGTAACAAAACGTTAACGTTAAAATTCAAGATAAGGACGACATACCTAGCTTTTTCCGTATTGTTTGAACAATATTTGCTGTTAATCCTGACACTCCACtacaaaggaaaagaaaaattggcAGTAAGCATTATAGTCAATTGGATTCGTACATGTAAGGATTTATATACAAGAAAGGACACGATGTTACTCAAAAAACTTGCACTCATGGGATTTTGAGTTCTTTTTTATGTGTAAGCATCTCAAACTACTTATTCCAGGTAGACTTCCCACCAAGGAACTCAAAAATTGTGTCTGATATTATTTTCAAGACAAGACATTACACATGATATGAAATCATCTCCAGGGATTAGTGTattctaagaataaaaatgaaagtaaGAGTACCCGATACATTGAGCAACATATCCAGCAGAATGGGCCGCTGCCTCAATAACCCGCCTCCAGGTCTGTACCAACCCTGTTTCATGCTGAGCAAAGGCGTCCGCATAATCTGGACAAGAATAAGATGACGAACAGGCAGCTTCTGTGCTCGAAGAAGGCATTGGAGAAGACCAGGCGGGAGGACAAGAAGATCAAAAGAAAGCAATTGGGGAAGGATGAGAAAGGATCAACAGAAGTGAGGGCGGAAAAGGGATGGAGGAAGGGAAGACATAGGAGTTGTTTCCTTACCATGGAATTGGCCAGGAATGTCTTCATGTCCATTGTTCGGGGTCAACTCTCTTTCCCAAACGATAAAGTGTTTAATGGCGAGGCAAAAAGTGTCGTTATCAGTTGATGAACAAGATGCTTGTGTTCTCGTGGAAGGCACTAAAGAAAGATTGGGGAAGGATGAAAAAGGACAGTATCAGTTAGCCTTAGAAAGAACCCCCACTCATGACAGCCCTTTTCTGGAGCGTGAAAAAATCCAGGATCTTTCCTGTCATTGTCAAATACAAACGTGGAACTACTGTACAAATTACAGACCTTCCCAATTAGGTCATTGTCAAGGACTGTCCCTCCTACCAAACTCCCAAGGACTGTCGTTCTGGATGTAAGAAGAGAAGCTATACATATTCTTTTTAGATGTAAGAAGCGAaactatacaaattaaaattatttatctctatttaaaaaaaaaactaatagtaaaaatagcttctgtgtcttttttttattaacaaaagcACAATGCATATAAAACTTATATTCTCGATctattttcctattttttataacaaaaaatgttACTCTTCATTCAATTAATTAAGCCTTTCCTAATCTCCAacataacacttttttttattattcatcaaCTAGTATGAGTTCAAATAGcaagaaatatttttgtatcACAAGTTTTTACAAAagtaaatcaacaaaaaattatttattatctaataatattaaaaatttaaatgaagctAAATGCCTACAAGtgaaaaaataactatatatgaAGTCTATATATTGTTTGACTTCTTTATGTATAATTAACAATCTTTGGAAGCAACAATCTCTTAATGACTGAGActaggggtgagtaaaaaaactgaaaaatctattaaatcaaaaaaactagaaaaaatttaactgaaaaaatcgaattaaaaaataaaactgaataaaccgattaaaaaGCCTAAGAAAaaaccggtttggttcggttttagtttttgaaatattaaatcgATTGAACCGAATCGAACCAAACCGGTTCAACCAACATTTAAaaccactataaaaaaaaaccctaaaactaaACTTTTCAATCCTTCAGCTCTCAGCCGCCCCCTCTCCCAAATGTCTTCCCTCTCTCACCACTCTCCTTCTCTAATTCTCTCACTATCTTTTGATGCTTTggatcaaaaaaattcaaaactaaagcCTTTATAAACAGAAGATGAAGGGATAGAAAACATTTGCCCCAAATTTATGTCTTTCCTTCTTTCATACTGTATACtccattattatttataaacaaaaaatgaagacatagaaaatgttttttgctgtctatttttacataaaaaatatgtgcattaGAGATATTTTTGCCATCTGATTTAATTAGAGACAGTTTCAGTTTGATGGATTTTACAggattgttttggattttttatgagTTGGTTCTCTTGTCATTTAGATCATTATTTTACACTTTATATACGGCTAAAATCCTTGCTATTTAGACCAATCAATTCATCATCCATCTTCTCCATTTGTTGGCATCAGCATGCCCTTCACATGAAACAAAACTTGAtagtattggtttttttaattttttttctcaattaaccgaactgaaccgaaaatgatcagtttgaactggtttcagttctgaattaagaaaaaataaaaattgggtttggttggtttttaaaagtaaaaaccgaaccgaaccaaaaatgCTCATCCCTAACAAGGACCGTTAAAATCTTTAgtttcaacttaatttttaatagatcaaaataacctcttcttaagataataataaaaaaatttggtatttcttttttaactatgataatcatttattaataacaagaaaaaaaaagtgcattgaactattattttatttgactaAAGATTCGCAGTTACAAGctttctttataataataataatatataataataaaaaaagataaaaataaaagtctgGCTACAAAGATATATAATTGTTAGCAAATTGAATAAGTGGTAACTACTCTctcaatgataaataaataacatgttaatatatatgttaaattgGAGGAAAATA encodes:
- the LOC133671458 gene encoding mitogen-activated protein kinase kinase kinase 1b-like — protein: MPSSSTEAACSSSYSCPDYADAFAQHETGLVQTWRRVIEAAAHSAGYVAQCIGGVSGLTANIVQTIRKKLGADVFSNPEYHDSVLQCLEEIARGNHYNDVNSLALKISRRRLAITNWEKGALIGKGSFGSVYKGSNEKGSFFAVKEVSLSNKNSLGPLRNEISILTGLDHENIIQYYGTDEDEEMLYMFLELGSHGTQMLYMFLELVSHGTLEQAYKNCPFKESQVSHYTRQILQGLKYLHGCNVIHRDLKCANILVTEFGNIKLADFGLSKCMEDGQSLKPGSRSSLWMAPEVANPKSGGYDFRADTWSLGCTVVEMSTRKYPQYNP